Proteins encoded together in one Oncorhynchus tshawytscha isolate Ot180627B unplaced genomic scaffold, Otsh_v2.0 Un_contig_5878_pilon_pilon, whole genome shotgun sequence window:
- the LOC112241577 gene encoding zinc finger protein 37 isoform X2 → MDYGLVEEFVVTVLDVVPDLMSYREKVQLIMGLRAQLVLKLLYSEHLDSDTIQSHLNRMKTCSITHRDNQICDPEVEASESNFLKLIKTLLEDPVERDRFFQNVFPEEFGSKYHSALQTLVWEFLSRLEKLLPAPTLQQTASWFLPDPSVLEECGQSVRHPQPLRTLLQYHTNLSPDPHVEANDNNILSPSPRESSTDQSDPENQSEPIQTFMTIQSPASYCCESEMTPSLDYRESQRGMNLDRTANVDILPSNEEVECVNKETLDKESEMDQAFLHLRADSGPKIQPGAHRFKKEVQDVSNLSTSCRLRQPTVLLHRLDITDTLSPVSEVFPTPSRERLQIDNVETQGRREDRVVSQKRERNVEVEPSDSQPRYSLVPGPCRTKGQPKRSKRVKICSLCGKTFREAKDLTAHITSHTEQRPYQYILCRQDVEHHEDLQKHRQNVCEAAAQPEEDNTSATSTRDCTEISQPRPGAHRLEKEVQDISNLCRTSTEDCTEISQPSDTLTQRRHMTTQHGKPRQSSKVTKCAVCDETFSKASHLGYTPGKLLNCGDVSENSTLKKHKKVCLKTKKHLSCSLCGDTFDPLSQTSVRT, encoded by the exons ATGGACTACGGCTTGGTGGAGGAGTTTGTCGTCACTGTGTTGGATGTAGTCCCAGATCTGatgagttacagagagaaagtCCAACTCATCATGGGTCTGAGGGCACAG CTGGTTCTGAAGTTGTTGTACTCAGAACACCTCGACTCTGACACCATCCAGTCACACCTGAACAGGATGAAAACCTGTAGCATCACTCATAGGGACAACCAG ATTTGTGATCCTGAGGTGGAGGCATCAGAATCCAACTTCCTGAAGCTGATTAAAACGCTGCTGGAAGACCCAGTTGAGAGAGATCGCTTCTTTCAG AACGTTTTTCCAGAGGAATTCGGCTCAAAGTATCACTCCGCACTGCAGACTCTGGTGTGGGAGTTCCTCTCCAGACTGGAGAAGCTGCTTCCAGCACCGACCCTTCAACAG aCTGCATCTTGGTTTCTACCTGACCCCTCTGTCCTGGAGGAGTGTGGGCAGTCTGTGCGTCACCCTCAACCTTTGAGGACCCTTCTCCAGTACCACACCAACCTTTCTCCAGACCCACATGTTGAGGCCAATG ACAACAAcatcctgtctccatctccccgAGAGTCATCCACTGACCAATCTGACCCAGAGAACCAATCAGAACCCATACAGACATTTATGACCATTCAAAGCCCTGCATCATATTGTTGTGAGTCAGAAATGACACCTTCGCTGGATTACAGGGAGAGTCAACGAGGGATGAATTTAGACCGCACTGCAAATGTTGACATTTTGCCTTCGAATGAAGAGGTAGAGTGTGTAAACAAGGAAACTCTTGACAAAGAGAGTGAAATGGATCAGGCTTTTCTTCACCTTCGTGCTGACAGTGGGCCGAAAATCCAGCCGGGAGCTCACCGCTTCAAAAAGGAAGTGCAGGACGTTTCTAATTTGTCTACGTCCTGTCGGCTCCGTCAGCCCACGGTGCTGCTGCACAGACTTGACATTACTGATACGCTGTCACCTGTGTCTGAGGTCTTTCCAACGCCGAGCAGAGAGAGGCTTCAGATTGACAATGTGGAAACCCAAGGACGGAGAGAAGACCGGGTCGTATCacaaaagagggagaggaatgtCGAAGTAGAGCCCTCAGATAGCCAACCTCGATATTCTCTGGTTCCTGGCCCATGTCGTACTAAGGGGCAGCCTAAAAGAAGCAAGCGTGTCAAAATATGCTCCTTGTGTGGGAAAACTTTCAGGGAAGCAAAGGATTTGACAGCACACATAACATCTCACACTGAACAGAGGCCTTACCAGTACATCCTGTGTAGACAAGACGTTGAACACCATGAGGACTTACAGAAGCATCGGCAGAATGTGTGTGAGGCGGCAGCTCAACCAGAAGAGGATAACACATCTGCGACATCGACGAGGGATTGCACAGAGATATCTCAGCCCCGACCAGGAGCTCACCGCCTCGAAAAGGAAGTGCAGGACATTTCTAATTTGTGCAGGACATCGACGGAGGATTGCACAGAGATATCTCAGCCCAGCGACACTTTAACTCAgagaaggcacatgacaacccaacACGGTAAACCAAGACAGTCTTCCAAAGTCACCAAATGCGCTGTGTGTGACGAGACCTTCAGTAAGGCATCGCACCTGGGATACACACCTGGGAAGCTCCTCAACTGTGGGGATGTTTCTGAGAACTCCACTTTGAAGAAACACAAAAAAGTgtgtttgaagacaaagaaacatctctcttgctctctgtgcgGAGACACCTTTGATCCTCTGAGCCAAACGAGCGTGAGGACGTGA
- the LOC112241577 gene encoding uncharacterized protein LOC112241577 isoform X1 gives MQHLKDKGQFLPPASLRLLVPPLRLVSAALWQVVQRRDVMDYGLVEEFVVTVLDVVPDLMSYREKVQLIMGLRAQLVLKLLYSEHLDSDTIQSHLNRMKTCSITHRDNQICDPEVEASESNFLKLIKTLLEDPVERDRFFQNVFPEEFGSKYHSALQTLVWEFLSRLEKLLPAPTLQQTASWFLPDPSVLEECGQSVRHPQPLRTLLQYHTNLSPDPHVEANDNNILSPSPRESSTDQSDPENQSEPIQTFMTIQSPASYCCESEMTPSLDYRESQRGMNLDRTANVDILPSNEEVECVNKETLDKESEMDQAFLHLRADSGPKIQPGAHRFKKEVQDVSNLSTSCRLRQPTVLLHRLDITDTLSPVSEVFPTPSRERLQIDNVETQGRREDRVVSQKRERNVEVEPSDSQPRYSLVPGPCRTKGQPKRSKRVKICSLCGKTFREAKDLTAHITSHTEQRPYQYILCRQDVEHHEDLQKHRQNVCEAAAQPEEDNTSATSTRDCTEISQPRPGAHRLEKEVQDISNLCRTSTEDCTEISQPSDTLTQRRHMTTQHGKPRQSSKVTKCAVCDETFSKASHLGYTPGKLLNCGDVSENSTLKKHKKVCLKTKKHLSCSLCGDTFDPLSQTSVRT, from the exons atgcaacatctcaaggataaag GTCAATTTCTTCCCCCAGCGTCTCTGCGTCTTTTGGTTCCTCCGCTGCGGCTGGTGTCTGCAGCTCTATGGCAGGTTGTTCAGCGGAGAGACGTCATGGACTACGGCTTGGTGGAGGAGTTTGTCGTCACTGTGTTGGATGTAGTCCCAGATCTGatgagttacagagagaaagtCCAACTCATCATGGGTCTGAGGGCACAG CTGGTTCTGAAGTTGTTGTACTCAGAACACCTCGACTCTGACACCATCCAGTCACACCTGAACAGGATGAAAACCTGTAGCATCACTCATAGGGACAACCAG ATTTGTGATCCTGAGGTGGAGGCATCAGAATCCAACTTCCTGAAGCTGATTAAAACGCTGCTGGAAGACCCAGTTGAGAGAGATCGCTTCTTTCAG AACGTTTTTCCAGAGGAATTCGGCTCAAAGTATCACTCCGCACTGCAGACTCTGGTGTGGGAGTTCCTCTCCAGACTGGAGAAGCTGCTTCCAGCACCGACCCTTCAACAG aCTGCATCTTGGTTTCTACCTGACCCCTCTGTCCTGGAGGAGTGTGGGCAGTCTGTGCGTCACCCTCAACCTTTGAGGACCCTTCTCCAGTACCACACCAACCTTTCTCCAGACCCACATGTTGAGGCCAATG ACAACAAcatcctgtctccatctccccgAGAGTCATCCACTGACCAATCTGACCCAGAGAACCAATCAGAACCCATACAGACATTTATGACCATTCAAAGCCCTGCATCATATTGTTGTGAGTCAGAAATGACACCTTCGCTGGATTACAGGGAGAGTCAACGAGGGATGAATTTAGACCGCACTGCAAATGTTGACATTTTGCCTTCGAATGAAGAGGTAGAGTGTGTAAACAAGGAAACTCTTGACAAAGAGAGTGAAATGGATCAGGCTTTTCTTCACCTTCGTGCTGACAGTGGGCCGAAAATCCAGCCGGGAGCTCACCGCTTCAAAAAGGAAGTGCAGGACGTTTCTAATTTGTCTACGTCCTGTCGGCTCCGTCAGCCCACGGTGCTGCTGCACAGACTTGACATTACTGATACGCTGTCACCTGTGTCTGAGGTCTTTCCAACGCCGAGCAGAGAGAGGCTTCAGATTGACAATGTGGAAACCCAAGGACGGAGAGAAGACCGGGTCGTATCacaaaagagggagaggaatgtCGAAGTAGAGCCCTCAGATAGCCAACCTCGATATTCTCTGGTTCCTGGCCCATGTCGTACTAAGGGGCAGCCTAAAAGAAGCAAGCGTGTCAAAATATGCTCCTTGTGTGGGAAAACTTTCAGGGAAGCAAAGGATTTGACAGCACACATAACATCTCACACTGAACAGAGGCCTTACCAGTACATCCTGTGTAGACAAGACGTTGAACACCATGAGGACTTACAGAAGCATCGGCAGAATGTGTGTGAGGCGGCAGCTCAACCAGAAGAGGATAACACATCTGCGACATCGACGAGGGATTGCACAGAGATATCTCAGCCCCGACCAGGAGCTCACCGCCTCGAAAAGGAAGTGCAGGACATTTCTAATTTGTGCAGGACATCGACGGAGGATTGCACAGAGATATCTCAGCCCAGCGACACTTTAACTCAgagaaggcacatgacaacccaacACGGTAAACCAAGACAGTCTTCCAAAGTCACCAAATGCGCTGTGTGTGACGAGACCTTCAGTAAGGCATCGCACCTGGGATACACACCTGGGAAGCTCCTCAACTGTGGGGATGTTTCTGAGAACTCCACTTTGAAGAAACACAAAAAAGTgtgtttgaagacaaagaaacatctctcttgctctctgtgcgGAGACACCTTTGATCCTCTGAGCCAAACGAGCGTGAGGACGTGA
- the LOC112241577 gene encoding uncharacterized protein LOC112241577 isoform X3, whose translation MQHLKDKGQFLPPASLRLLVPPLRLVSAALWQVVQRRDVMDYGLVEEFVVTVLDVVPDLMSYREKVQLIMGLRAQLVLKLLYSEHLDSDTIQSHLNRMKTCSITHRDNQICDPEVEASESNFLKLIKTLLEDPVERDRFFQNVFPEEFGSKYHSALQTLVWEFLSRLEKLLPAPTLQQTASWFLQQVRQKT comes from the exons atgcaacatctcaaggataaag GTCAATTTCTTCCCCCAGCGTCTCTGCGTCTTTTGGTTCCTCCGCTGCGGCTGGTGTCTGCAGCTCTATGGCAGGTTGTTCAGCGGAGAGACGTCATGGACTACGGCTTGGTGGAGGAGTTTGTCGTCACTGTGTTGGATGTAGTCCCAGATCTGatgagttacagagagaaagtCCAACTCATCATGGGTCTGAGGGCACAG CTGGTTCTGAAGTTGTTGTACTCAGAACACCTCGACTCTGACACCATCCAGTCACACCTGAACAGGATGAAAACCTGTAGCATCACTCATAGGGACAACCAG ATTTGTGATCCTGAGGTGGAGGCATCAGAATCCAACTTCCTGAAGCTGATTAAAACGCTGCTGGAAGACCCAGTTGAGAGAGATCGCTTCTTTCAG AACGTTTTTCCAGAGGAATTCGGCTCAAAGTATCACTCCGCACTGCAGACTCTGGTGTGGGAGTTCCTCTCCAGACTGGAGAAGCTGCTTCCAGCACCGACCCTTCAACAG aCTGCATCTTGGTTTCTACAACAAGTTAGACAAAAAACGTAG